In Alteracholeplasma palmae J233, a single genomic region encodes these proteins:
- a CDS encoding L-lactate dehydrogenase, with amino-acid sequence MSKISIIGAGAVGAATAFSIMLNKVASDIVLVDINKDRAEGEVMDIFHGTSLVAPVEIKAGEVSDTKDSDIVIITAGLAQKPGETRLDLVNKNIAIYNTLIPEIAKYNPNAILLVVSNPVDILTYITYKLSGFPKNRVIGSGTVLDTARFRSALAREFFIDSRNVHANIIGEHGDSEIAVWSRANVGGLTLDEYCAKEGNCEIDFEQRITDEVKHAAYEIIKRKGFTNYAVAVAVTRICTAILRDEKSILTTSSYLEGHYGTDDIYLSVPSIIGENGIEEIIEIPLAEEELTAFKNSAKIIKDIINKSNLQ; translated from the coding sequence ATGAGTAAAATTTCAATTATAGGTGCTGGAGCAGTAGGTGCAGCAACAGCATTCAGTATAATGTTGAATAAAGTGGCATCAGATATTGTTTTAGTTGATATTAACAAAGATCGCGCTGAAGGGGAAGTAATGGATATTTTCCATGGAACTAGTTTGGTTGCGCCAGTTGAGATAAAAGCAGGAGAAGTTTCAGATACTAAAGATTCAGATATTGTTATTATTACTGCAGGGTTAGCACAAAAACCAGGAGAAACTAGACTAGATTTAGTCAATAAAAATATTGCTATTTATAATACGCTTATTCCAGAAATAGCAAAATACAATCCTAATGCTATCTTACTTGTTGTATCAAATCCCGTAGATATTTTGACATATATTACATATAAACTATCAGGTTTTCCTAAAAATAGAGTCATTGGATCAGGAACAGTATTAGATACTGCTAGATTTAGATCTGCTCTTGCAAGAGAGTTTTTCATTGATTCAAGAAATGTTCATGCCAATATTATTGGAGAACATGGTGATAGCGAAATTGCTGTTTGGAGTAGAGCTAACGTTGGTGGGTTAACTTTAGATGAATATTGTGCTAAAGAAGGTAATTGTGAAATTGATTTTGAGCAAAGAATTACCGATGAAGTAAAACATGCAGCCTATGAAATTATTAAGAGAAAAGGATTTACAAATTATGCTGTAGCGGTTGCTGTTACTAGAATTTGTACTGCTATTTTAAGAGATGAAAAATCGATTCTAACAACTTCATCTTACCTTGAAGGACATTATGGTACAGATGATATTTACTTAAGTGTTCCTAGTATTATTGGTGAAAATGGTATAGAAGAAATTATAGAAATACCTTTAGCAGAAGAAGAATTAACTGCTTTTAAAAACTCTGCTAAAATCATTAAAGATATTATTAATAAATCTAATCTACAGTAA
- a CDS encoding aspartate--ammonia ligase, translating into MTLLETELYIKEIKDFFESSLSKNLNLYRVTAPVFLKSKDKLNDELSGLEQPVTFEVSGEKLEIIHSLAKWKRHAIELYNIPLYKGLYTDMNAIRKDDDIDAIHSIYVDQWDWELHIDKKDRTISFLKSIVKKIYQSFLETSKYLETNFNIKKKLNSEIFFITSQELEDLYPNLTSKEREYKITKEKTTVFIIGIGDKLKSGISHDVRSYDYDDWTLNGDLLVYYEKLDIALELSSMGIRVDKASLLRQASIKNKELSSRYHQNILNEVSCYTIGGGIGQSRMCMYFLDKEHIGEVQNSYWPKEEVEKYKHLKLEK; encoded by the coding sequence ATGACATTATTAGAAACAGAATTATATATTAAAGAAATAAAAGATTTTTTTGAATCTTCACTAAGTAAAAATTTGAACTTATATCGTGTAACAGCACCCGTCTTTTTAAAAAGTAAAGATAAACTAAATGATGAATTAAGTGGTTTAGAACAACCAGTGACATTTGAAGTTTCAGGCGAAAAATTAGAGATTATTCATTCATTAGCTAAGTGGAAAAGACATGCGATTGAATTATATAATATACCTTTATATAAAGGGCTCTATACTGATATGAATGCCATTAGAAAAGATGATGATATAGATGCCATCCATTCTATTTATGTTGATCAATGGGACTGGGAACTACATATTGATAAAAAAGATCGAACTATTTCATTTTTAAAAAGTATCGTAAAAAAAATATATCAGTCTTTTTTAGAAACAAGCAAGTATCTTGAAACAAATTTTAACATTAAGAAAAAACTTAATTCTGAAATCTTTTTTATTACAAGTCAAGAATTAGAAGATTTATATCCTAATCTAACTTCTAAAGAAAGAGAATATAAAATAACTAAAGAAAAAACAACAGTATTTATTATTGGTATAGGAGATAAGTTAAAAAGTGGCATAAGCCATGATGTTAGAAGTTATGACTATGATGATTGGACCTTAAATGGTGATTTATTAGTGTACTATGAAAAGTTAGATATAGCTTTAGAACTTTCATCTATGGGAATTAGAGTGGATAAAGCATCGCTTTTAAGACAAGCAAGTATCAAAAATAAAGAATTATCATCAAGATACCATCAGAATATTTTAAATGAAGTTAGCTGTTATACAATAGGTGGTGGAATTGGACAATCTAGAATGTGTATGTATTTTTTAGATAAAGAACATATTGGAGAAGTACAAAACTCTTATTGGCCAAAAGAAGAAGTAGAAAAATATAAACATTTAAAATTAGAAAAGTAA
- the yihA gene encoding ribosome biogenesis GTP-binding protein YihA/YsxC, producing the protein MIKHAEFIKSITDIKDAPDTNLPEIVLVGRSNVGKSSFINGIANRKSIARVSATPGKTITLNYYMMDNSFYLVDAPGYGYARRSKSLQQTFIQMLLAYLELSPNLKKVFQFIDFKVGPTEDDLEMYDALLEGGFDVSVIVTKKDKVKSSLRSKHEKMIKDKMNQPEKIFITSSQTKDGYDKVYQEMILTLE; encoded by the coding sequence ATGATTAAACACGCTGAATTTATTAAAAGTATTACAGATATTAAAGATGCGCCAGATACAAATTTACCTGAAATTGTATTAGTTGGAAGAAGTAATGTAGGGAAAAGTTCCTTTATTAACGGCATCGCAAATAGAAAATCAATTGCAAGGGTATCTGCTACACCTGGAAAAACAATTACTTTAAATTACTATATGATGGATAATAGTTTTTATTTGGTGGATGCACCTGGCTATGGTTATGCTAGAAGAAGTAAATCTTTACAACAAACTTTTATTCAAATGTTATTAGCTTACTTAGAATTATCACCTAACTTAAAGAAAGTATTCCAATTTATCGACTTTAAAGTAGGTCCAACAGAAGATGACTTAGAAATGTATGATGCTCTTTTAGAAGGTGGATTTGATGTTTCTGTTATAGTAACTAAGAAAGATAAAGTAAAATCTAGTTTAAGAAGCAAACATGAAAAAATGATTAAAGATAAGATGAATCAACCAGAAAAAATATTTATCACATCAAGTCAAACAAAGGATGGTTATGATAAAGTATATCAAGAGATGATTTTAACATTAGAATAA
- a CDS encoding NAD(P)-dependent oxidoreductase: MKIAIIGANGFIGSKIRDEALLKNHEVVAITRASQIKKDKNLKGFQQTIFEPTKLKKILKDVDVIVSAYHPGWYHVDPVNRYLEGYEIIIKLAKELNKRLIIIGGSTNLDLADGTPVVEGFFPAPWKDALEGTRKLYELIKDDKSFDWTYLAPAAEVIDTVKTGNYAIGENTLIVDSKDVSRISTQDLAEAVILEIENPKYKQKRFTLGYK, from the coding sequence ATGAAAATTGCAATTATTGGAGCAAACGGCTTTATTGGATCTAAAATTAGAGATGAAGCGTTGCTAAAAAATCATGAAGTAGTAGCTATTACTAGAGCTAGCCAGATAAAAAAAGATAAGAATCTAAAAGGATTTCAACAAACTATTTTTGAACCTACTAAACTTAAAAAAATTCTTAAAGATGTAGATGTTATTGTTTCAGCATATCATCCAGGATGGTATCATGTTGATCCAGTTAACAGATATTTAGAAGGATACGAAATTATCATTAAATTGGCAAAAGAATTAAACAAAAGGTTAATTATCATTGGTGGATCAACTAATCTTGATCTAGCTGACGGTACACCAGTTGTTGAAGGCTTTTTCCCTGCACCATGGAAAGATGCCCTTGAAGGCACTAGAAAACTTTATGAGTTAATCAAAGATGATAAGAGTTTTGATTGGACTTACCTAGCTCCTGCTGCAGAAGTAATTGATACTGTTAAAACTGGCAATTATGCTATTGGTGAAAATACCTTAATTGTTGATAGTAAGGACGTTAGTAGAATTAGCACACAAGATTTAGCAGAAGCTGTCATATTAGAAATAGAAAATCCAAAATATAAACAAAAGAGATTTACTTTAGGTTATAAGTAA
- a CDS encoding transposase: MQTQQNIQHNFNPKQLKLPLQLDIKIPFDSEVRTFDEVFRKLEIKKYLNSSKDPRGRMGYNPVQMLKLIMFCQMEKIQSLRDMAKAAKNDIRIMWLTDELMPSHQTIKTFMDKYLVKGIDEIFYELSKYLIKKESIDTDKLYIDGTKIESVANKYSFTWRGSIEKFRDKLYKKITKQIESLNKRYEDSDIFFPIHETYNTDNLNSIKDFLLNEIDRELIEFKYGKGQRKTTLQRDYEHILEYLAKLVEYERHLKIMGNDRNSYAKTDIDATFMHMKEDHMRNSQLKPGYNIQIGVSNEYILHLDIYKERSDYKTLIPFLEGFKKSYDFYPKYPVADAGYGGLTNYRYLKLNDMELYQKYAMYAKDTHDKKRMKDPYFPFNLTKSGNDYLTPNGDTLKYLYRNNRGNDVYELPNGKRKEINDENLTYQKEVIKNLTSPLGIELRVQRSIQVEGAFGVIKEAFKVRRFRRRLTHNVKMEFYLTAIGYNLRKYHNKKYRITE, from the coding sequence ATGCAAACACAACAAAATATACAACATAATTTTAACCCAAAACAGTTAAAATTACCACTACAATTAGACATAAAAATTCCTTTTGATAGTGAAGTTCGTACATTTGATGAAGTATTTAGAAAATTGGAGATAAAAAAATACTTAAATAGCTCAAAAGACCCAAGAGGTCGTATGGGTTATAATCCGGTTCAAATGTTAAAACTGATCATGTTTTGTCAAATGGAAAAGATTCAATCTTTAAGAGATATGGCAAAAGCTGCTAAAAATGATATTAGAATCATGTGGCTTACAGATGAATTAATGCCAAGTCATCAAACAATAAAAACCTTTATGGATAAATACTTAGTTAAAGGAATAGATGAAATCTTTTATGAACTAAGTAAGTACTTAATAAAAAAAGAATCTATTGATACAGATAAATTATATATAGATGGTACTAAAATAGAATCGGTGGCTAATAAATATAGTTTTACATGGCGTGGTTCTATTGAAAAGTTTAGAGATAAGTTATATAAAAAAATAACCAAACAGATAGAATCCTTAAATAAAAGATATGAAGACTCAGATATCTTCTTTCCAATACATGAAACATATAACACTGATAATTTAAATAGCATCAAAGACTTTCTACTTAATGAGATAGATAGGGAATTAATAGAGTTTAAATATGGTAAAGGTCAAAGAAAAACTACTTTACAAAGAGATTATGAACATATCTTAGAATATTTAGCTAAACTTGTAGAGTATGAAAGACATTTAAAGATTATGGGTAATGATAGAAACTCATATGCTAAAACAGATATAGACGCGACTTTTATGCATATGAAAGAAGATCATATGCGTAATAGTCAATTAAAACCAGGGTATAATATACAAATTGGTGTATCAAATGAATATATCCTACATCTAGATATCTATAAAGAACGTAGTGATTATAAAACTTTGATTCCTTTTTTAGAAGGATTTAAGAAAAGTTATGACTTCTATCCAAAATATCCAGTAGCGGATGCTGGATATGGTGGATTAACGAATTATCGTTATTTAAAACTAAACGATATGGAGCTTTATCAAAAATATGCAATGTATGCTAAAGATACGCATGACAAAAAAAGAATGAAAGATCCATATTTTCCATTTAACCTTACTAAATCAGGTAATGATTATTTAACACCTAATGGAGATACTTTAAAGTATCTGTATAGAAATAATCGAGGTAATGATGTATATGAATTACCAAATGGTAAGCGTAAAGAGATTAATGATGAAAATCTTACATACCAAAAAGAGGTTATTAAAAATCTTACATCACCATTAGGAATTGAATTAAGAGTTCAAAGGTCAATTCAAGTTGAGGGTGCCTTTGGAGTGATTAAAGAAGCATTTAAAGTAAGAAGATTTAGACGAAGATTAACTCATAATGTTAAAATGGAGTTTTATTTAACAGCGATTGGGTATAATTTGAGAAAATATCATAATAAAAAGTATAGAATAACAGAATAG